The following proteins are encoded in a genomic region of Deltaproteobacteria bacterium:
- a CDS encoding TIGR02266 family protein, producing MSGAEKRLYPRRRLRTRIVFEDEWGEGFVYFYSTDISLGGIFLESEIPLKQGTKVFLSFSLNEGESAIKATAEVVRLEKETAASLVILGMGVRFLDLSDEAKEAINHYLADSSEKR from the coding sequence ATGAGCGGGGCTGAAAAACGGCTTTATCCCCGGCGGCGTCTCCGGACCCGTATTGTCTTCGAAGATGAGTGGGGAGAAGGATTCGTCTACTTCTATTCCACCGATATCTCTTTGGGCGGGATTTTCCTGGAATCGGAGATCCCTCTGAAACAGGGGACCAAGGTCTTTCTCTCGTTCAGCCTGAACGAGGGGGAGAGCGCCATTAAGGCAACGGCTGAAGTGGTTCGCCTCGAAAAAGAAACGGCCGCCTCACTGGTCATTTTGGGGATGGGGGTCCGGTTTCTGGACCTTTCGGATGAAGCGAAAGAGGCGATCAATCACTACCTTGCCGATTCTTCCGAGAAGAGATAA